One window from the genome of Natrinema sp. DC36 encodes:
- a CDS encoding DUF87 domain-containing protein encodes MSTAETDGGDTATETKETITIGETVDGAAVELPIVELLTGRAFVTGKSGSGKSNSASVVAEELLEAGYPVLIVDTDGEYYGLKEQYEILHAGADEQADIQVGPEHAGRLAQLALEDGVPIILDVSGYLEEDVANNLIRETARELFTREKELKTPFLLVVEEIHEYVPEGGGLDDVGQMLIKISKRGRKHGLGIAGISQRPADVKKDFITQANWLLWHRLTWDNDTKVVRRVVDGDTADAVGDLADGEGFLQADWREADVERVQMRRKRTFDAGATPGLESVERPELKGLDEGLLGELEEISDRADQRRDEVARLEERLDEKDERIAELEAELENQQNIADAAQQMANALQQGGDTEAVPEDFDAQIEAKNEEIRDLESRLEDVVDERDQLRDRVDELEREVDRLQVAEDRIERAEQIETRLEEARDVLGVEVETTVPSPAAGDHEADSADVDRLRERIDDLEAENERLRAQTDAEIDERLESYEDFLNVDAVQASLEAAKEECSASPRYVKGVLAGIIAENGPVSYESVAERLGVSTTTDVSKAASELERRKIVTKDRRDGEMMVDLNTDGIESVRKAAAEREKTEQLMEDL; translated from the coding sequence ATGAGCACAGCTGAAACCGACGGCGGCGACACCGCCACCGAAACGAAGGAAACGATCACGATCGGCGAGACCGTCGACGGCGCCGCGGTCGAGCTCCCGATCGTCGAACTACTCACCGGCCGCGCGTTCGTGACCGGGAAGTCGGGCTCTGGGAAGTCCAACTCGGCGAGCGTCGTCGCGGAGGAACTCCTCGAGGCGGGCTACCCGGTGCTGATCGTCGATACGGACGGCGAGTACTACGGCCTCAAGGAGCAGTACGAGATCCTGCACGCCGGCGCTGACGAGCAGGCGGACATCCAGGTCGGGCCCGAACACGCCGGCCGGCTCGCCCAGCTCGCCCTCGAGGACGGTGTCCCGATCATCCTCGACGTCTCGGGCTACCTCGAGGAGGACGTCGCGAACAACCTGATCCGGGAGACAGCTCGTGAACTCTTCACTCGGGAAAAGGAGCTGAAGACGCCGTTCCTGCTGGTCGTCGAGGAGATCCACGAGTACGTTCCCGAGGGCGGCGGGTTGGACGACGTCGGGCAGATGCTGATCAAGATCTCGAAGCGCGGTCGGAAGCATGGCCTCGGGATCGCCGGGATCAGCCAGCGCCCCGCCGACGTCAAGAAGGACTTCATCACGCAGGCGAACTGGCTGCTCTGGCATCGACTCACCTGGGACAACGACACGAAAGTTGTCCGGCGCGTCGTCGACGGCGACACCGCGGACGCAGTCGGCGACCTTGCGGACGGGGAGGGTTTCCTCCAGGCCGACTGGCGAGAGGCCGACGTCGAGCGCGTCCAGATGCGACGGAAGCGGACCTTCGATGCCGGCGCGACGCCCGGCCTCGAGTCCGTTGAGCGCCCCGAACTGAAGGGGCTCGACGAGGGCCTGCTCGGCGAGCTCGAGGAAATCTCCGACCGGGCCGACCAGCGCCGTGACGAGGTCGCCCGCCTCGAGGAGCGCCTCGACGAGAAGGACGAGCGGATCGCAGAGCTCGAAGCAGAACTCGAGAACCAGCAGAACATCGCCGATGCAGCCCAGCAGATGGCCAACGCACTGCAACAGGGCGGCGACACGGAGGCGGTCCCCGAGGACTTCGACGCCCAGATCGAGGCGAAGAACGAGGAGATCCGCGACCTCGAGTCACGCCTCGAAGACGTCGTCGACGAGCGTGACCAGCTGCGCGATCGCGTCGACGAACTCGAGCGCGAGGTCGACCGGCTGCAGGTCGCCGAGGATCGCATCGAACGCGCTGAGCAGATCGAGACGCGACTCGAGGAGGCCCGTGACGTGTTGGGCGTGGAGGTCGAGACGACGGTACCGTCGCCCGCTGCGGGCGACCACGAGGCCGACAGCGCTGACGTCGACCGACTCCGCGAGCGGATCGACGACCTCGAGGCAGAGAACGAGCGCCTTCGGGCCCAGACCGACGCCGAGATCGACGAGCGTCTCGAGTCCTACGAGGACTTCTTGAACGTGGACGCGGTCCAGGCGTCGCTCGAGGCCGCGAAAGAGGAGTGTTCGGCGTCGCCGCGCTACGTCAAAGGAGTCCTCGCGGGGATCATCGCCGAGAACGGCCCCGTCTCCTACGAATCCGTCGCCGAACGGCTGGGCGTATCGACGACGACCGACGTCTCGAAGGCCGCCTCAGAACTCGAGCGCCGAAAGATCGTCACGAAGGACCGGCGCGACGGCGAGATGATGGTCGACCTGAATACCGATGGAATTGAATCGGTTCGGAAGGCCGCAGCGGAGCGCGAGAAGACCGAGCAGCTGATGGAGGATCTGTGA
- a CDS encoding DUF3307 domain-containing protein, translating into MTDDRHALAFLAAHAAGDFPLQSDWMAAEKFDSRLARAAHVTVYTAAFLPPVIGAGWSRRRTAAFLAILWASHFVVDSRRWNDAVPIWYDQALHLIALAVALEVVDHE; encoded by the coding sequence ATGACTGACGATCGCCACGCTCTCGCGTTCCTCGCTGCCCACGCTGCTGGCGACTTCCCCTTACAATCGGACTGGATGGCAGCCGAGAAGTTCGACTCACGACTCGCTCGAGCAGCCCACGTCACGGTCTACACGGCCGCGTTTCTACCGCCGGTCATCGGGGCCGGCTGGTCGCGACGACGCACAGCGGCGTTCCTCGCGATCCTGTGGGCGTCACACTTTGTGGTCGACTCCCGACGGTGGAACGACGCCGTCCCGATCTGGTACGACCAGGCGTTGCATTTAATCGCTCTCGCCGTTGCTCTCGAGGTAGTAGACCATGAATGA
- a CDS encoding SWIM zinc finger family protein: MAAAESAHDPAAGIDEATLTRDRRAAEQPMGIWQIAEDLWGVGSGSGPKYSEYLVDLREGRCTCDDWRYRGEPGSGQIARCKHASRVLQALGRIEPPVDANASSELEAQRSRWSA, translated from the coding sequence ATGGCGGCCGCCGAGTCCGCCCACGATCCTGCAGCCGGGATCGACGAGGCAACGCTCACCCGCGATCGTCGCGCGGCCGAGCAGCCTATGGGAATCTGGCAGATCGCCGAGGACCTCTGGGGCGTCGGCTCTGGCAGTGGTCCGAAGTACTCAGAGTACCTGGTCGATCTTCGCGAAGGGCGATGCACGTGCGACGACTGGCGCTATCGCGGCGAACCCGGCAGTGGGCAGATCGCCCGGTGCAAGCACGCAAGCCGTGTCCTCCAGGCGCTCGGTCGGATCGAACCGCCGGTCGACGCCAACGCGAGCTCGGAGCTCGAGGCCCAGCGCTCGAGGTGGTCGGCGTGA
- a CDS encoding DUF4352 domain-containing protein, translating to MKLTFKSILGYLLGIPILLFGVLALVTSVIGGVVLIVAGVIAVPKTRRVLQSKTGIEFSTGAAAGIPTILILIGIVALAMATAGTTSAPGGEVSNVSVEHQGLNTDADQPTHQLGVTYNTRAQSAVNPDPDSMSHYSSDDGQKFLVVRMEIENRGDGETELTPRLFQFESDGVVYDYQGLFGSSNGLSGVSLQSGSTYQSWVVFSLPEDATQGTLRANNEAYYDETVSVSFEHDGSMPIEMGT from the coding sequence GTGAAACTAACATTCAAATCGATACTGGGGTACTTGCTCGGCATTCCGATCTTGCTGTTCGGAGTGCTCGCGCTGGTCACAAGCGTGATCGGTGGGGTCGTGCTGATCGTTGCCGGCGTCATCGCAGTCCCGAAGACACGGCGGGTGTTGCAAAGCAAGACGGGAATCGAATTTTCGACAGGGGCAGCAGCGGGGATCCCGACAATCCTAATCCTAATCGGGATTGTCGCGCTCGCGATGGCCACTGCTGGGACGACTAGTGCACCCGGTGGAGAGGTTTCGAACGTCTCGGTCGAACACCAGGGCCTCAATACCGATGCCGATCAGCCCACACACCAGCTTGGTGTGACGTACAATACGCGCGCTCAGTCTGCAGTGAATCCAGATCCGGACTCGATGTCGCACTACTCGAGCGACGATGGGCAGAAGTTCCTTGTCGTCCGAATGGAGATCGAGAATCGTGGAGATGGTGAGACCGAACTGACGCCACGACTCTTCCAGTTCGAGTCTGACGGTGTCGTCTACGACTACCAGGGCCTGTTCGGGAGTAGTAATGGGCTTAGTGGCGTCTCGCTTCAATCCGGTTCTACGTACCAAAGCTGGGTCGTTTTCTCGCTCCCAGAGGATGCTACCCAGGGCACACTACGTGCAAACAATGAAGCATACTACGACGAGACCGTGTCGGTCTCCTTCGAGCACGACGGGTCGATGCCGATCGAGATGGGGACATAG
- a CDS encoding HNH endonuclease: MIEVESGGDIHVQSVEEKPWRDKDLLWLLYIEHDLMQREVAALFGCHRRTVIEWCRRFDIKKPRQADTETRFWSKVNDGDHDECWEWTAALSSTGYGSIYFEGRYQNAQRVAYTLENGDPGDQMILHHCDNRKCVNPEHLYAGDASDNMQDMWDRERHPEPDAVGEKNPSAKLTDDEVREIKQKLADGIHPRQLAGEYGVHKTNIGEIGRENIWTHVEP, encoded by the coding sequence ATGATTGAGGTGGAGTCCGGCGGCGATATTCACGTACAGTCTGTTGAGGAAAAGCCATGGCGCGACAAGGACCTCCTCTGGTTACTCTACATCGAGCACGACCTGATGCAGAGGGAGGTTGCTGCACTCTTCGGATGCCACCGCCGGACTGTAATTGAGTGGTGCCGGAGATTCGACATTAAGAAGCCACGTCAAGCCGACACCGAGACACGATTTTGGAGTAAGGTCAATGACGGTGACCATGACGAGTGTTGGGAGTGGACTGCGGCACTCTCTTCAACTGGTTATGGCTCGATCTATTTCGAGGGTAGGTATCAGAACGCGCAACGGGTTGCATACACACTCGAGAACGGCGACCCGGGAGACCAGATGATCCTTCACCACTGCGATAATCGAAAGTGCGTCAATCCTGAGCACCTCTACGCTGGCGACGCATCCGACAATATGCAGGATATGTGGGATCGGGAGAGACACCCTGAACCAGACGCAGTTGGCGAAAAGAATCCGTCGGCGAAGTTGACCGACGATGAAGTTAGGGAGATCAAACAAAAGCTGGCCGACGGGATCCACCCACGGCAGCTTGCTGGAGAGTATGGTGTTCACAAGACGAACATCGGCGAAATCGGACGAGAGAACATCTGGACACACGTCGAACCATGA